GACAGGTTCGGCCTGAAACGTGTGCTTCTCGCGGGTTCGGCGGCCTTCGCCGTGACGTCCTCCGTGGCCGGGTTCCTCGACTCACCTCTGGCGATCATCGTCCTGCGCGCACTCATGGGCGTGGCCGCCGCCGCGGTCATGCCCACCACCCTCGCGGTGATCCTCCGCGTCTTCCCCGCCGGGGAACGCGCAGGGGCCATCGCCTCCTGGGCGGCCGCCTCGGGCCTGTCCATCTCGCTCGGCCCGCTGCTCGGCGGGGCGCTGCTGAGCGCGGGCCTGTGGTGGGGCTCCGTGCTGGAACTCGTCGCCCTCTTCGCGCTCGCCGGTCTCGCGGCGAGCGCGGTGTGGATCCCCGTCATCCCCGCGGGCAGCCGCGGCGAACTGCGCATGACGCCCGTCGCCGCCTCCCTGGCGGGGATCGGCCTGCTCGTGTTCGGGGTCGTGCACGCCACCGACAGGGGCTGGGCCTACCCCGGCACCTGGCTGCCCGCGGCGGCCGGCGTCGCCGTCCTGGCGGTCCTCGTCGTCATCGAGGTGCGCCACCGCGAACCGCTCGTGGACATCGGCCTGTTCCGGCACACCTCGTTCACCGTCTCCGCGGTGGCGCTCACACTCGGTTCGTTCGTCGTCTACGGCTACCTGTACCTCACCACGTTCTACCTCCAGATCCTGCGCGGCTACTCGCCGCTGCGGACCGGGCTGCTCCTGATCCCGCTGTCGGCGGGACTCGTGGCCGGCGCCCCGCTCTCGCGGACCGCGACCCAGCGGTTCGGCGCCCGGACGACCATGGCGGCCGGTACGGCCCTGATGACCGCGGCGTTCGCGGGTGTGGCCGCTCTGGGCGCCCACACCTGGGACGGCTGGTTCGTGCTGGACGCGTTCGTCCTGCAACTCGGCTTCGCGCTCGTCCTCGCACCGGGCACCACCCTGGCCTCCTCCTCCGTGCCCGCCGAGCGCACCGGAGCGGGCTCGGCGCTGCTGAACACGCTGCGCCAGCTCGGCAGCGCCCTCGGCGTGGCCGTCCTCGGATCGGTTCTCTGGTCGCGGTACGGGGCCGTGATGCACGATCGGCTCACCGGTCTCCCGGCGGATGTCCGCCGAACGGCCGGGCAGTCGCTGACCTCGGCCCTGGCCACCGGCGACCCGGCAGCGGTGCACGCCGCCGGGCCGGCCTTCCTCGGCGCGATGCACCGGACGGGACTGGTCGCGGCGGGAGTCAGCGCCCTCGCCCTGCTCGCGACACTCCTCATACGTACCTCGGGCCGCACGAGGACCCTGAGGGCTGTCACACACATGCCCGCCGAGAAACGTGTTGACGCCGTCGACCACCAGGGGTGACACCTGTTTCCCCGTCGGCCCGTGACCGCGCGAGCGCCCGCGCCGGTGCTCCTCCGCCGGGCCGGCCGGCCGCACCCGCATCCCGGGGAGGGGTGTGGGCGCGGCGTCGGCGCAGGTCAGGCGGTGGGCCGGGGGCCCGCGGCGCGGCGGAGCCGGTTGGCGATCGCCAGGCCGAGCCCTTCCTCGGCCGGAAGGGAGGCGACGATGAGGTCGCACTCCTGCCGGTCGAGTTCGCGCAGGAACCCGTACAGACCGCGCGCGTAGGCGGCCGTCGAAGCGGGGACCGCGACCACGGCGTGCGCCTCGACCGCGGTGCCGGCGAGGGCGGGCGGGAGGAAGACGCCCACCCGGTGCCCGCGCTCCCGCGCGAGCCGCGCCTCGGCGACGACCTCCTCGGACCCGACGAGGACGACCCGGGCCCGCGGCGCGTAGTGCGACGGATGCTGGCCCGGCACCCGGACGTGACTGGTCGAGGGGACCGCGAGCGGGTGGCCCAGCACCGCTTCGAGATCCTCGCGCGTCACCCCGCCGGGCCGGAGGATGCTCGGGACATCGCCCGTGACGTCGACGATGGTCGACTCGACGCCGACCTCGCAGGTGCCGCCGTCCAGCACGAAGTCGACCGCGTCGCCCAGCTCCGCACGGACATGGTCGGCGGTGGTGGGACTGACCGAGCCGAAGCGGTTGGCGGACGGTGCCGTGACCCCGCCGCCGAAGGCCGCCAGCAGCGCGAGCGCGACGGGGTGGTCGGGCACCCGCACGGCCACCGTCTCCAGGCCGCCCGTCGCTTCGAGGGGCACGCGGGCGCCGCGCCGCAGCACCAGCGTGAGCGGCCCCGGCCAGAAGGCCCCGGCCAGCAGGCGCGCCGTCTCGGGCACCTCCTGGACCCAGTCGTCCAGGTGGTCCGCGCCGCCGATGTGGACGATCAGCGGGTGCGAGGGCGGACGGCCCTTGACCTGGAAGATGCGCGAGACGGCGGCGGGGTTCTCGGCATCGGCCCCCAGCCCGTACACGGTCTCCGTCGGCAGGGCCACGAGCCCGCCGCCGCGCAGCACACCGGCCGCCTTCTCGATGTCACTGGTTCTTGCCATCACCCTCGCCATCCTAGGCGCGCCGGGGCCCGGCGACGGCCGCCGGAGGTCCGGGTGCCGTCCGGGGAGGGCCGCGGCCCCTGGGACGCCGGGGCACCCGGCCGCGGACGGGACCCGGCCCGTCATCCGATCGGGACCACCGCGCAGCGGCCGTCCCGGGCAGCGGGCGCGGACCCGGGCGGGCGCGGGCCGGACCGACCCGCGGAGTCCCGGCACCGGTGTACCGGTGTGCCGCAGCGGCGCTGGGGCGGGCGGGGGAGAGGTGTGCCGGCCGGGTCAGGGGCGGTCGGTGAGATAGCCGCCCATGGACCGGAAGTACTCCGTCGCGGGCAGTTCGCGGCCGTCCTCGGTCCGGACGCGGGTGACGGCCAGGCCGTGGTTGCGGCCCGTGCGGGCGTCGGCACCGGCGACGATGACCACGCCGTCGCCCTCGCGGTAGAAGACACGGCCCGGGGTGCCCCCGTAGCGGCCCTCGGACACGACGGCGGTGAGGATCTCCAGGCGCTTGCCCCGGTGGAAGGTGAAGGCGGCCGGGTAGGGGGCGGACTGGGCGCGGACCAGACGCTCCAGGTCCTCGGCGGGCCAGCCCCAGTCGATCCGGATGTCCTCCTCGGCCCGCTTGTGGAAGAAGCTGGCCTGCGACCGGTCCTGCCGGGTGAACTCGGTCTCGCCGGAGGCGATCCGGTCGAGGGCGCCGATCGTGACCGGGGCGATCAGGTCGACCGTCTTGTGGAACAGGTCGGTGGCCGTGTCCCTCGGGCCGACGGCGACCGCGCGCTGGAGGACGATGTCACCGGCGTCGAGCACCTCGTCCATCAGGTGCGCGGTGACGCCCACTTCGGACTCGCCGTTGATGAGCGCCCAGATCAGCGGGGAGAAACCGGCGTACTTGGGCAGCAGCGAGTCGTGCACGTTGAGGGTGCCGTGCGGCGGCAGGGTGTAGACGCGCGGCGGGATCCAGGTCCGCCAGTTGTTGGCGACGATGATGTCCGGGTCGGCTTCCTTGAGCCGCTGGAACAGCTCGTCGTCGGGGCGGTCGCGGATGACGACCGGGACGCCGTGCTCCTCGGCGAGTTCGGCGACCGAGTCGCTCCAGATCTTCTCGTAGGCGTGCTCGCTCTTGGGATGGGTCACGACCATCACGACGTCGTGTTCGGAGTCCAGGAGCGCTTTCAGGGTGCGATGGCCCCAGGTCTGATAGCCGAACATGACGACCCGCATCAGGGGTTCCTCCTCGGGGAGAGCGACAGCACCAGAGTGAGTAAAGCAAGCCTTACCTAACGTTGCAACAGCCGTGATTCCGGGCGCGGTTGGCCGGTGAGCGGACAGGCCGTCCGCTTTGTCTGGTCGACAGCGTCGTGCGATGAGGTTAGCTTTACCTAAGTTCCGCTCGGCCGCCGGTCCTCGGTGCGCCTGGAACCCGTACCGCCCCGTCCCCGCAACCGCTGTATCCCCACATCCCCGCATCGGTACCGGAGTTCCTCCGGTCTCCCGGCTTCCCCACCCCGACAGGACGCCCGCGGGCGGCTGTCCCGCACGAATGGGAGTGACATGTCACAGGCTCTTCCTGGCGACGCTCCACTGATCCACGATCTGATCGGTGTCGGCTTCGGGCCGTCGAACGTCGCCATGGCGATCGCGCTGAGCGAGCACAACGCGCGCGTCGGAAGACACGAGACGGTCACCGCTCACTTCTTCGAACAGCAGGCCGGTTTCGGCTGGCACCGCGGCATGCTGATCGACGACGCGACGATGCAGGTGTCCTTCCTGAAGGACCTGGTGACGCTCCGGAACCCGGCGAGCGAGTACAGCTTCCTGTGCTACCTCCAGGACAAGGGCCGCCTGATCGACTTCGTCAACCACAAGAACCTCTTCCCGCTCCGGGTCGAGTTCCACGACTACTTCGAGTGGGCCGCGGCGAAGGTCGACGACATGGTCTCCTACGGGCACCGGGTCGTCGCCGTCGACCCCGTGGTGCGCGACGGCGTGGTGGAGTACGTCGACGTGACCGCCCGGTCCGGCGACGACATCGTCGTCCACCGCGCCCGCAACCTCGTCCTGGGCACCGGACTGCGCCCGCTCATGCCCGAGGGCGTCGAGCGCGGCGACCGCATCTGGCACAACTCCGACCTGCTGGCGAAGGTGGACGGCCTGGCGGGCACCGAGCCGACCCGCTTCGTCGTCGTGGGCGCGGGCCAGAGCGCCGCCGAGAACGTCGCCTATCTGCACCGCCGCTTCCCCCGTGCCGAGGTCTGCGCGGTCTTCTCCCGCTACGGCTACAGCCCGGCGGACGACAGCAGCTTCGCCAACCGCATCTTCGACCCCGAGGCGGTCGACCAGTACTTCGCGGCGCCGGAGGACGTCAAGCGCCGGCTGATGGACTACCACGGCAACACCAACTACTCCGTGGTGGACATCGACCTCATCGACGACCTGTACCGGCAGGCGTACCAGGAGCGGGTGCTCGGCACCGAGCGGCTGCGCTTCCTGAACGTCTCGCGCCTGACGGACGTGGCGCGGACGCCCGACGGGGTCCAGGTCACCGTCAAGTCCCTCGTCACCGGCGAGGAGACCCGACTGGACGCCGATGCCGTGGTGTGCGCCACCGGGTACCTGGAGGCCGACGGCCTCGGTCTGCTCGGCGAGGCGGCCGACCGGTGCCACCGCGACGAGCAGGGCCGCGTCCGCGTCGAACGGGACTACCGGGTGGCGACCGACCCCGAACTGGCCTGCGGCATCTACCTCCAGGGCGGCACCGAGCACACGCACGGCATCACCTCCTCCCTGCTGTCCAACACCGCCGTACGCGTCGGCGAGATCCTGGCCTCGATCCTCGACCGCGGCCTCAAGGACGTGCCCGACGCCATCCGGCCCGTCGCCGGGGGAGCCGGCGGCCAGATCCACCAGCCGGCCCGCTAGCCGGTCCGCGGCACCCAGCAGATCCGCGGCACGCAGCAGAAAGGAACGTCCGTGCCCCCTGTCATCCGCCCGCGCCCCGGCGGCCGGCCACCCGGCCGGTGCGGAGCGCCCCGGCACCCCGGCGGCCGGGCTCGAGGCAAGGGATAGCGTTCGTCGACATGGGCACGACTACAGTGGAACGTCCCGCGTCCTCGCGGGTGGTCGCGGAGGCCCGGCGGCGGCGGATCGCGGGCCTGGGCGTCATCGTCGGGATCCTCGTGGCCGCCGCGGTGGTCTCCCTGGCCGTCGGCGCGCGGGCGTTGAGCCCGGCCGAGGTGTGGCACGGACTGTCCGGTGCGCCGGACCCCGACCAGAGGGCCACGGAGATCCGGCTCATCGTGCGGACCGTACGGGTGCCCCGTACGGTGCTCGCGATCGTGGCCGGGATCGCGCTGGGCACCAGCGGGGCGCTGATCCAGGGATACACGCGCAACCCCATCGCGGACACCGGCCTGCTGGGGGTGAACACCGGCGCCTCGTTCGCCGTCGTGTCGGCGATCTCCCTGCTCGGGCTCACCAACCCCTTCCAGTACGTGTGGTTCGCCTTCCTGGGCGCCGCGGTCGCCGGTGTCGTCGTCTTCGGCCTGTCGAGCATCGGCCGGGGCGCGGGCAACCCGCTGACCCTCGCGCTGGCCGGACAGGGTGTCACCGTGTTCCTCGCGGCGATGACGACGGCGGTGGCGCTGTCGGACAAGGCCGCGCTGAACGCGCTGCGCTTCTGGAACGCGGGCTCGGTGGCCGGCGTCCGGTTCGACGTCATCTGGCCGATGACGGCCTTCATCGTGGTCGGGCTGGTGCTGGTCCTCGCCACCCTGCCCTCCGTCAACCTGCTCAACCTGGGTGACGACGTGGCGCGGGGCCTGGGGGTGAACATCACGCTGATCCGGACGGTCGGCATCGTCGCCGTCACCCTGCTCGCGGGCGCGGCCACGGCGGCGTGCGGTCCCATCGCCTTCCTCGGGCTGATGGTGGCACACGTGGCCCGCTACCTGGCCGGTCCCGACTACCGCTGGCTGGTGCCGTACGCGGGTCTGCTCGGCGCGGTCGTCCTGCTGGTCTGCGACATCGTGGGCCGCCTGGTGGTGCGTCCGGGGGAACTGGAGGCGGGAGTCCTCGTCGCCCTCCTCGGCGCCCCGTTCTTCGCGGTCCTGGTGTGGCGGGGAAAGTTCAGGAACGCATGAACACGACAGTGGTGAAGTCCTCGGTGGCGCCGGGTGTGCGCATCGGCTCCGTGTCCTTCGTGTGGCGGCCCAGGGTCGCGCTGGTCACGCTGGTGCTGGCGGCGGCGGCCTTCCTGGCGTTCTGCCTGTCCATCGCCGTGGGGGACTTCCCCCTGAGCCTGAGCCAGGTGATCGCCACGCTGTTCGGGCGGGGCGAGCGGGTGGACCGG
The sequence above is drawn from the Streptomyces sp. SAT1 genome and encodes:
- a CDS encoding lysine N(6)-hydroxylase/L-ornithine N(5)-oxygenase family protein; this translates as MSQALPGDAPLIHDLIGVGFGPSNVAMAIALSEHNARVGRHETVTAHFFEQQAGFGWHRGMLIDDATMQVSFLKDLVTLRNPASEYSFLCYLQDKGRLIDFVNHKNLFPLRVEFHDYFEWAAAKVDDMVSYGHRVVAVDPVVRDGVVEYVDVTARSGDDIVVHRARNLVLGTGLRPLMPEGVERGDRIWHNSDLLAKVDGLAGTEPTRFVVVGAGQSAAENVAYLHRRFPRAEVCAVFSRYGYSPADDSSFANRIFDPEAVDQYFAAPEDVKRRLMDYHGNTNYSVVDIDLIDDLYRQAYQERVLGTERLRFLNVSRLTDVARTPDGVQVTVKSLVTGEETRLDADAVVCATGYLEADGLGLLGEAADRCHRDEQGRVRVERDYRVATDPELACGIYLQGGTEHTHGITSSLLSNTAVRVGEILASILDRGLKDVPDAIRPVAGGAGGQIHQPAR
- a CDS encoding L-threonylcarbamoyladenylate synthase encodes the protein MARTSDIEKAAGVLRGGGLVALPTETVYGLGADAENPAAVSRIFQVKGRPPSHPLIVHIGGADHLDDWVQEVPETARLLAGAFWPGPLTLVLRRGARVPLEATGGLETVAVRVPDHPVALALLAAFGGGVTAPSANRFGSVSPTTADHVRAELGDAVDFVLDGGTCEVGVESTIVDVTGDVPSILRPGGVTREDLEAVLGHPLAVPSTSHVRVPGQHPSHYAPRARVVLVGSEEVVAEARLARERGHRVGVFLPPALAGTAVEAHAVVAVPASTAAYARGLYGFLRELDRQECDLIVASLPAEEGLGLAIANRLRRAAGPRPTA
- a CDS encoding FecCD family ABC transporter permease, which translates into the protein MGTTTVERPASSRVVAEARRRRIAGLGVIVGILVAAAVVSLAVGARALSPAEVWHGLSGAPDPDQRATEIRLIVRTVRVPRTVLAIVAGIALGTSGALIQGYTRNPIADTGLLGVNTGASFAVVSAISLLGLTNPFQYVWFAFLGAAVAGVVVFGLSSIGRGAGNPLTLALAGQGVTVFLAAMTTAVALSDKAALNALRFWNAGSVAGVRFDVIWPMTAFIVVGLVLVLATLPSVNLLNLGDDVARGLGVNITLIRTVGIVAVTLLAGAATAACGPIAFLGLMVAHVARYLAGPDYRWLVPYAGLLGAVVLLVCDIVGRLVVRPGELEAGVLVALLGAPFFAVLVWRGKFRNA
- a CDS encoding methionyl-tRNA formyltransferase — translated: MRVVMFGYQTWGHRTLKALLDSEHDVVMVVTHPKSEHAYEKIWSDSVAELAEEHGVPVVIRDRPDDELFQRLKEADPDIIVANNWRTWIPPRVYTLPPHGTLNVHDSLLPKYAGFSPLIWALINGESEVGVTAHLMDEVLDAGDIVLQRAVAVGPRDTATDLFHKTVDLIAPVTIGALDRIASGETEFTRQDRSQASFFHKRAEEDIRIDWGWPAEDLERLVRAQSAPYPAAFTFHRGKRLEILTAVVSEGRYGGTPGRVFYREGDGVVIVAGADARTGRNHGLAVTRVRTEDGRELPATEYFRSMGGYLTDRP
- a CDS encoding MFS transporter, producing MTHRAAPGAGVPRPGRALLALTLTVSAVLLGSTVLNVALPTMQRDLGAGNTEQQWFLNAYTLTFAGFLLVAGSAGDRFGLKRVLLAGSAAFAVTSSVAGFLDSPLAIIVLRALMGVAAAAVMPTTLAVILRVFPAGERAGAIASWAAASGLSISLGPLLGGALLSAGLWWGSVLELVALFALAGLAASAVWIPVIPAGSRGELRMTPVAASLAGIGLLVFGVVHATDRGWAYPGTWLPAAAGVAVLAVLVVIEVRHREPLVDIGLFRHTSFTVSAVALTLGSFVVYGYLYLTTFYLQILRGYSPLRTGLLLIPLSAGLVAGAPLSRTATQRFGARTTMAAGTALMTAAFAGVAALGAHTWDGWFVLDAFVLQLGFALVLAPGTTLASSSVPAERTGAGSALLNTLRQLGSALGVAVLGSVLWSRYGAVMHDRLTGLPADVRRTAGQSLTSALATGDPAAVHAAGPAFLGAMHRTGLVAAGVSALALLATLLIRTSGRTRTLRAVTHMPAEKRVDAVDHQG